One window from the genome of Macaca fascicularis isolate 582-1 chromosome 7, T2T-MFA8v1.1 encodes:
- the GPR65 gene encoding psychosine receptor, which yields MNSTCIEEQHDLDHYLFPIVYIFVIIVSIPANIGSLCVSFLQAKKESELGIYLFSLSLSDLLYALTLPLWIDYTWNKDNWTFSPALCKGSAFLMYMNFYSSTAFLTCIAIDRYLAVVYPLKFFFLRTRKFALMVSLSIWTLETIFNAVMLWEDETVVEYCDDKKSNFTLCYDRYPLEKWQINLNLFRTCTGYAVPLVTILICNRKVYQAVRHNKATENKEKKRIIKLLVSITVTFVLCFTPFHVMLLIRCILEHDVYFKDHSKSGKQTYTMYRITVALTSLNCVADPILYCFVTETGRYDMWNILKFCTERCNTSQRQRKRILSVSTKDTMELEVLE from the coding sequence atgaacagcacATGTATTGAAGAACAGCATGACCTGGATCACTATTTGTTTCccattgtttacatttttgtgaTTATAGTCAGCATTCCGGCCAATATTggatctctgtgtgtgtctttcctgcAAGCAAAGAAGGAAAGTGAACTAGGAATTTACCTCTTCAGTTTGTCCCTATCAGATTTGCTCTATGCATTAACTCTCCCTTTATGGATTGATTACACTTGGAATAAGGACAACTGGACTTTCTCTCCTGCTTTGTGCAAAGGGAGTGCTTTTCTCATGTACATGAATTTTTACAGCAGCACAGCATTCCTCACCTGCATTGCCATTGATAGGTATTTGGCTGTTGTCTACCCTTTGAAGTTTTTTTTCCTAAGGACAAGAAAATTTGCACTCATGGTCAGCCTGTCCATCTGGACACTGGAAACCATCTTCAATGCTGTCATGTTGTGGGAAGATGAAACAGTTGTTGAATATTGCGATGacaaaaaatctaattttacttTATGCTATGACAGATACCCTTTAGAGAAATGGCAAATCAACCTCAACTTGTTCAGGACGTGTACAGGCTATGCAGTACCCTTGGTCACCATCCTGATCTGCAACCGGAAAGTCTACCAAGCTGTGCGGCACAATAAAGCCACGGAAAACAAGGAGAAGAAGAGAATCATAAAACTACTGGTCAGCATCACAGTTACTTTTGTCTTATGCTTTACTCCCTTTCATGTGATGTTGCTGATTCGCTGCATTTTAGAGCATGATGTGTACTTCAAAGACCACAGCAAGTCTGGGAAGCAAACTTACACAATGTATAGAATCACGGTTGCATTAACAAGTTTAAATTGTGTTGCTGATCCAATTCTGTACTGTTTTGTAACCGAAACAGGAAGATATGATATGTGGAATATATTAAAATTCTGCACTGAGAGgtgtaacacatcacaaagacaaagaaaacgcATACTTTCTGTGTCTACAAAAGATACTATGGAATTAGAGGTCCTTGAGTAG